From the genome of Gracilibacillus salitolerans, one region includes:
- a CDS encoding thiol-disulfide oxidoreductase DCC family protein — protein sequence MQRIILFDGICNFCSSSVQFIIKRDPDLKFQFASLQSNEGKQLLIEHQISTDMDSMVLIEKGCVYTKSTAALRIAKELNGAYQLLLVFLVIPKPVRDIFYTILAKNRYRWFGKKEQCMIPKPEDKQRFLDT from the coding sequence ATGCAAAGAATCATTTTATTCGATGGTATCTGTAATTTCTGCAGCAGTAGTGTGCAGTTTATTATCAAGAGAGACCCCGATCTCAAGTTCCAATTCGCATCGCTACAAAGTAATGAAGGCAAACAATTATTAATAGAACATCAAATCTCAACAGATATGGACAGTATGGTTCTTATTGAAAAAGGTTGTGTTTATACAAAATCCACGGCTGCTTTACGTATTGCTAAAGAACTAAATGGAGCTTATCAACTCTTATTGGTATTTCTTGTTATACCAAAACCGGTTCGTGATATATTCTATACCATTCTTGCCAAAAATCGTTATCGTTGGTTTGGTAAAAAAGAACAATGTATGATTCCAAAACCAGAAGACAAACAACGCTTTTTAGATACATGA
- a CDS encoding cation:proton antiporter, producing MSIEQIVILLFIGYLIFTIDTKKENFPVPTVLILLGIGLAFIPFFETIKLTENTIYHIFLPALLFVSAYQFPIKDFRQNASLIISLATIGIILNVLILGYLIAVISPVGLGSAFVIAAILTPTDPVSVVSIIKKATGNEQIASMVEGESMLNDGTSIVLFTTLFAITTREKGFSFSAFLGDFLFVSLGGIAIGLVCGYLVSKIVHYSHYRNYQIMLSIILAYGSFLIAEAVNVSGVLATVASGMMISFEYGRAIKEAHFRESLDGFWMIVENSLLAILFLVIGIEITEYLAIDYWLYAVTIFLFMIFVRFIITYAVTKVIHSLSWRYNLLISWAGLKGSMSVFLILTLYAKNANVIDSDWMVGVSFTVILLSLTIQSLSMAPISRWLLK from the coding sequence ATGTCGATTGAACAAATAGTGATCTTACTTTTTATTGGCTATCTTATTTTTACAATTGATACAAAGAAAGAGAACTTTCCTGTTCCTACTGTTTTAATATTACTTGGCATAGGGCTTGCTTTTATTCCTTTTTTTGAGACGATAAAACTAACGGAGAATACTATTTATCATATTTTTTTGCCTGCTTTATTATTTGTATCTGCCTATCAGTTTCCTATAAAGGATTTCCGTCAAAATGCAAGCTTAATTATTTCTCTTGCAACTATCGGGATTATTTTGAATGTACTTATATTAGGTTATTTGATTGCTGTTATCTCCCCTGTTGGTTTAGGTAGTGCTTTTGTTATTGCTGCTATACTTACACCTACTGATCCTGTTTCGGTTGTTTCCATTATCAAAAAAGCAACCGGAAATGAACAGATCGCCAGTATGGTCGAAGGGGAATCCATGTTAAATGATGGGACTAGTATTGTGCTTTTTACTACTTTATTTGCTATTACCACACGTGAAAAAGGATTCTCATTTTCTGCTTTTCTTGGTGACTTTCTATTCGTTTCATTAGGAGGAATTGCGATCGGTCTTGTCTGTGGTTATTTAGTTAGCAAAATTGTCCACTATTCTCATTATCGTAATTATCAAATTATGCTCAGTATTATTTTGGCATATGGTTCTTTCTTGATTGCTGAGGCTGTAAATGTTTCAGGTGTCTTAGCAACTGTTGCAAGCGGGATGATGATTTCGTTTGAATATGGACGAGCGATAAAAGAAGCTCATTTTCGTGAATCATTAGATGGGTTTTGGATGATTGTGGAAAACAGTTTACTTGCAATATTATTTTTAGTTATCGGTATTGAAATTACCGAATATTTAGCTATTGATTATTGGTTATATGCTGTCACCATTTTTCTGTTTATGATTTTCGTTAGGTTTATCATTACCTATGCTGTAACGAAGGTGATTCATTCTCTTTCCTGGCGTTATAACTTGTTAATATCATGGGCCGGACTAAAAGGATCGATGTCTGTCTTTTTGATTCTGACATTATACGCAAAAAATGCAAATGTCATTGACAGTGATTGGATGGTTGGTGTCAGTTTTACTGTTATCCTATTGTCACTAACGATTCAAAGTCTTAGTATGGCACCCATATCACGATGGTTGTTAAAATAA
- a CDS encoding DUF421 domain-containing protein encodes MHYGSIFVETLFGFVMLFILTKVLGKTQIRQLTAFDFISALILGELVGNALYDNEVGIRDIAFAILLWGGLLYLTEITTQRFKNTRSILEGRPSIVIHKGKLQRDEMKKGKLDINQLLHLLRSKDVFSIREVDYAILETDGTVSVMKKTAHQLPTRNDLNLPLEQVALSFMLINDGEIIWDSLREIGKDENWLKEELEKQEINSVKDVFFAEYEKDQNLYVQGY; translated from the coding sequence ATGCATTACGGTTCAATTTTTGTAGAGACTTTGTTTGGTTTTGTCATGTTGTTTATCTTAACTAAGGTGCTTGGAAAAACACAAATCAGACAACTGACAGCATTTGATTTTATCTCTGCACTTATTCTTGGGGAATTAGTTGGGAATGCCCTTTATGATAACGAAGTAGGTATTAGGGATATTGCTTTTGCAATTCTGTTGTGGGGAGGTTTATTATATTTGACAGAAATTACTACCCAACGGTTTAAGAACACAAGATCGATTCTGGAGGGCCGGCCATCAATTGTCATCCATAAAGGGAAATTACAGCGCGACGAAATGAAAAAAGGAAAGCTTGATATAAATCAGTTATTACACTTATTGCGATCCAAAGATGTATTTTCCATTCGAGAAGTAGATTATGCCATCCTGGAAACAGACGGTACAGTTTCCGTAATGAAGAAAACTGCCCACCAACTCCCAACACGCAATGACTTAAATCTTCCCCTTGAACAAGTCGCATTATCCTTCATGCTCATTAATGACGGCGAAATTATTTGGGATAGCCTTCGCGAAATCGGTAAGGATGAAAATTGGTTAAAAGAGGAATTAGAGAAACAGGAAATTAATTCTGTTAAAGATGTGTTTTTTGCTGAATACGAAAAAGACCAAAATCTATATGTTCAAGGATATTAA
- a CDS encoding CotY/CotZ family spore coat protein: MGKNTGCHDDNVAGISGSDCVCEVVRAINDAQDNVVEMECDVSCARSIQDLVSPVRGNGLDTVPFILYDKKGKPFKGFGAEVSDGRFECFSSFIFRVTEVDDEDCCAVLELLVFDNDDTTCGDPCEQLDNEKVSDLERTGICITVDLNCFCAITCLPAVSVF, translated from the coding sequence ATGGGAAAAAATACAGGATGTCATGATGATAATGTAGCTGGAATTAGTGGAAGTGATTGTGTATGCGAAGTTGTTCGTGCGATTAATGATGCACAAGATAACGTTGTAGAAATGGAATGTGATGTAAGCTGTGCGCGATCTATTCAAGATTTAGTATCACCAGTGCGAGGTAACGGCTTAGATACAGTACCTTTTATTCTATATGATAAAAAAGGAAAACCTTTCAAAGGATTCGGAGCTGAAGTTAGTGACGGTAGATTCGAATGCTTCAGCAGTTTTATTTTCCGAGTAACAGAAGTGGATGATGAGGACTGCTGTGCAGTATTAGAACTATTAGTGTTCGACAACGATGACACTACTTGCGGCGATCCTTGTGAGCAATTGGACAACGAAAAAGTGAGTGATCTAGAGCGTACTGGTATCTGTATTACTGTAGACTTAAATTGCTTCTGTGCTATTACTTGCTTACCAGCTGTTTCTGTATTTTAA
- a CDS encoding alpha/beta hydrolase, whose amino-acid sequence MGRNGTMEDATIQSDHLNEEIQIKWYLPEGFTAFKDYQLCIMNDGDDYFRMGRVATLSDQLHEDIVIESTIFVGVHYQDKNDRWGKYHPSGKQQEAYIAFLVKEAIPYVENHLHITPVKRVLMGDSLAGTLAFIIATQFPHTFDTVIMQSPYVDEDVLERASNASEFSHIEVFHSIGKEETDVHMTNGETADFLTPNRTLNHTLDGKLQVYHFDEFNGNHTWKYWQKDLKEILMKMLG is encoded by the coding sequence GTGGGGCGCAATGGAACCATGGAAGATGCGACCATTCAAAGTGACCATTTGAATGAAGAAATCCAGATAAAGTGGTACCTTCCAGAAGGATTTACAGCTTTTAAAGATTATCAATTGTGTATTATGAATGATGGTGATGATTATTTCAGGATGGGACGAGTGGCGACTTTAAGTGATCAGCTACATGAAGATATAGTGATTGAATCAACTATTTTTGTTGGCGTTCATTATCAAGATAAGAATGACCGGTGGGGAAAATATCACCCAAGTGGGAAACAACAGGAAGCCTATATTGCTTTTCTTGTAAAGGAAGCGATTCCTTATGTCGAGAATCATTTACATATTACACCGGTAAAGCGAGTATTAATGGGAGATTCGCTAGCTGGTACATTGGCATTTATAATCGCAACCCAATTTCCACATACGTTCGATACGGTGATAATGCAATCACCCTATGTTGATGAGGATGTGTTGGAAAGGGCAAGCAATGCATCGGAATTTTCACATATTGAAGTATTTCATTCGATTGGAAAAGAAGAAACAGATGTACACATGACAAATGGAGAAACTGCGGATTTTTTAACGCCTAATCGCACTTTAAATCATACCTTAGATGGGAAACTGCAGGTCTATCATTTTGATGAATTTAACGGGAATCATACATGGAAATATTGGCAAAAAGATTTAAAAGAAATATTAATGAAGATGTTAGGATAA
- a CDS encoding glycine betaine uptake BCCT transporter, producing MKKVTKVFYISLAISVLFIIWGIIPSSVLPEWNLDHVTTLIQGFLVTRFGWFYLLVTTAFLIFAIFLIVSKYGNIVLGKDGDKPEYNYLTWFGMLFSAGMGIGLVFWGAAEPVWHLHAPPYPTDTEAAAARVAMQHSFFHWGFHPWAVYATLALALAYFQFRKDEPGLISSTLKPIYGDRMNGGYGTLINVIAVFATVFGVATSLGLGAQQIGSGLEFISENISNTIYTQLIIIAAVTILYMISALTGLNKGIKILSTTNIIVAILLMLFLLFTGPTNFIMNFFTTTLGSYISNLPEMSFRMAPFNEENAHWLEDWTIFYWAWWIAWAPFVGMFIARVSRGRTVREFVVGVLLVPTIFGALWFSVFGGSAIHLEMNENIDILSIMNESGSEAALFTVLENFPLSLIMSVLAVLLISTFFITSADSATFVLGMQTTNGDLNPDIKVKVAWGLVQSGTAAVLLWQGGLEALQTASIIAAFPFAIIMIMVIFSIFRAFREEARLYTLKRRKREQS from the coding sequence ATGAAAAAGGTTACAAAGGTCTTTTATATTTCTCTTGCAATTTCAGTGTTATTTATTATATGGGGGATTATTCCTAGCAGTGTATTACCTGAATGGAACCTCGATCACGTCACTACTCTTATTCAAGGTTTTCTGGTAACACGTTTCGGTTGGTTCTATTTATTAGTAACAACTGCTTTTTTAATTTTTGCGATATTTTTAATTGTATCTAAATATGGCAACATTGTGCTTGGAAAAGACGGAGATAAACCCGAATATAATTATTTAACATGGTTCGGTATGCTATTTAGTGCTGGTATGGGAATTGGTCTTGTCTTCTGGGGTGCAGCAGAACCAGTTTGGCACTTGCACGCTCCACCATACCCAACCGACACAGAAGCAGCTGCAGCACGTGTAGCTATGCAGCATAGTTTCTTCCACTGGGGCTTTCATCCATGGGCAGTATATGCCACATTAGCATTGGCATTAGCTTACTTTCAATTCAGAAAGGACGAGCCTGGTCTAATCAGTAGTACCTTGAAGCCTATTTACGGGGACAGAATGAATGGTGGCTATGGTACATTAATTAATGTGATTGCTGTATTTGCTACAGTATTTGGCGTTGCTACCTCACTAGGTCTTGGTGCACAACAAATTGGTAGTGGTTTAGAATTTATTTCTGAAAATATTTCTAATACTATTTATACACAACTCATTATTATTGCAGCCGTAACAATCTTATATATGATTTCTGCATTAACTGGTTTGAATAAAGGGATTAAAATTCTAAGTACAACAAACATTATCGTTGCAATTCTGTTAATGCTGTTCTTATTATTTACTGGTCCAACCAACTTCATTATGAATTTCTTCACAACAACATTAGGCTCTTATATTTCGAACTTACCTGAGATGAGTTTCCGTATGGCGCCTTTTAATGAGGAAAATGCACACTGGTTAGAAGATTGGACCATTTTCTACTGGGCATGGTGGATCGCTTGGGCTCCATTCGTCGGTATGTTTATCGCCCGTGTATCTCGTGGCCGAACAGTTAGAGAGTTTGTTGTTGGGGTCTTGCTGGTACCAACCATTTTTGGTGCGTTATGGTTTAGTGTATTTGGTGGATCAGCTATTCACCTGGAAATGAACGAAAATATCGATATACTTAGTATCATGAATGAATCTGGATCTGAAGCGGCACTTTTTACCGTTTTGGAAAACTTCCCATTAAGTTTAATCATGTCGGTGCTTGCCGTATTACTGATCAGTACTTTCTTTATCACATCTGCTGACTCAGCAACATTCGTCCTTGGTATGCAAACTACGAATGGTGATTTAAATCCAGATATTAAGGTGAAAGTTGCATGGGGACTTGTTCAATCTGGTACAGCTGCTGTATTATTATGGCAGGGTGGACTGGAAGCATTACAAACAGCCTCGATCATTGCGGCCTTCCCTTTTGCCATTATTATGATTATGGTTATCTTCTCGATATTTAGAGCATTCAGAGAAGAAGCACGTCTATATACATTGAAAAGAAGAAAAAGAGAACAGAGTTAA
- the mgtE gene encoding magnesium transporter: MEHLEQHERMEMWEKIQKALVDEQIDQFRAEFLELHPYDQAKIFEEQDEDIRFLIYSYLSPEEMAEVIEQVDRDFVEEFIIEMVPAFAAKVMEHMSTDDAVDILNELDKNKVASFLTIMDKKSSEEIKELLHYEEKTAGSIMTTEFVVINTQMTVKEAMRHLRKEAPSAETIYYIYVVDSLKKLVGVISLRDLIIAEGDWLIQDVMSERVVSAPVGEDQEDIAQMMRDYDFLALPVVDFQDHLLGIITVDDIMDVMDEEASDDYSKLAGISEVERSGDTALSSAKKRLPWLVILLFLGMLTANVISRFEATLEQVAILAIFIPLIAGMAGNTGTQALAVAVRSISTGEMEKKGKVSVIWQEAKTGLITGLSCGVIITILIAIWKSNIFLGLLVGISIMATLLVATVSGAFVPLVMHRFNIDPAVASGPFITTLNDLISIFIYFGLATAFMSFLI, translated from the coding sequence ATGGAACATCTAGAACAACATGAGCGAATGGAAATGTGGGAAAAAATACAGAAGGCATTAGTCGATGAACAAATCGACCAATTTCGAGCGGAGTTTTTAGAGTTACATCCTTATGATCAGGCAAAGATTTTTGAAGAACAAGATGAGGATATCCGCTTTTTAATTTATTCCTACCTATCCCCGGAAGAAATGGCTGAAGTCATTGAACAGGTCGATAGAGACTTTGTTGAAGAATTCATCATTGAAATGGTTCCTGCATTTGCAGCAAAAGTAATGGAACATATGTCTACGGATGATGCCGTAGATATTTTAAATGAATTAGATAAAAATAAAGTGGCAAGTTTTTTAACGATAATGGACAAGAAGTCATCAGAAGAAATTAAAGAATTGCTTCATTATGAAGAGAAAACAGCCGGTAGTATTATGACAACAGAATTTGTTGTGATCAATACACAAATGACAGTCAAAGAAGCAATGCGGCATTTAAGGAAGGAAGCACCTTCTGCTGAGACGATTTATTATATTTATGTTGTCGATTCCCTTAAAAAGCTTGTTGGCGTTATATCATTAAGAGATTTAATTATTGCCGAAGGTGATTGGCTCATTCAAGATGTGATGAGTGAGCGCGTTGTCTCTGCCCCAGTTGGAGAAGATCAGGAAGATATCGCACAAATGATGCGTGACTATGACTTTTTAGCATTACCAGTTGTCGATTTTCAAGATCATTTGCTTGGAATTATAACAGTCGATGATATTATGGATGTTATGGATGAAGAAGCAAGTGATGACTACTCCAAGCTGGCTGGTATTTCCGAGGTAGAACGAAGCGGTGACACTGCTCTTTCATCCGCTAAAAAAAGACTACCATGGCTCGTTATTCTTTTATTTTTAGGTATGTTAACGGCCAATGTTATCTCTCGATTCGAAGCTACGCTGGAGCAAGTAGCAATTTTAGCTATTTTTATTCCATTAATTGCAGGTATGGCGGGTAACACGGGTACTCAGGCGCTTGCAGTAGCTGTTAGAAGTATTTCAACAGGTGAAATGGAGAAGAAGGGAAAAGTCTCTGTCATCTGGCAAGAAGCAAAAACAGGTTTAATTACAGGCTTGTCGTGTGGGGTTATTATCACAATATTGATTGCAATTTGGAAGAGTAATATATTTTTAGGATTACTTGTAGGTATTTCGATTATGGCAACTTTACTTGTTGCAACGGTATCAGGTGCATTCGTACCACTTGTTATGCACCGTTTTAATATTGATCCTGCTGTTGCATCTGGCCCGTTTATTACAACATTAAATGACCTGATATCAATATTTATTTATTTTGGTTTGGCAACAGCGTTTATGAGCTTCTTAATTTAA
- a CDS encoding monovalent cation:proton antiporter family protein — protein MEHAESVSSLVIVIIAAFLTPILLHRFRLKMIPVVVAEIIVGLIIGHSGFNLVEESNWLETLSTLGFIFLMFLSGLEIDFSIFSNKKQRKNQKNTTEKMPNPVLLASFVFVGILILSFLLSYLFVLFGFIDNVYLMTLIISTISLGVVVPTLKEAQAMQTTVGQTILLIAVIADLVTMILLAVFVSFYGEGSGNMWLLLILFGVGVLLYFVGKHFRNQSFIETMSKGTIQIGTRAVFTLIIFLVALSESVGAENILGAFLAGALVSLLAPNQELVQKLDSFGYGFLIPIFFVMVGVELDLWALFDEPKVLALIPLLFIALLISKVIPVALLKKWYDTKTVVAASMLLTSTLSLVIAAATIGERLEIITSEMHGALVLVAVLSCIITPAFFKKYYENQDETDYQQTVSFIGTNQATIPVVRELDPKEFETHLFHTKQEKLDDKQGRSIFDINELDNYNVETLEDAGVFDHDIVVVSTGDEYKNEEIATYAKEQGVERIIARIEIPVIEKRLQEIGIDVFSVLLSSKTLLKALIESPNVVNIFTQQDSALYEINMNNANYDGTLLREFPFTGDVIMVRIFRGKDSIVPHGDTELKLNDRLVVTGSTEYVEELQQILEYV, from the coding sequence ATGGAGCATGCTGAGTCTGTCAGTTCATTAGTAATAGTCATCATCGCAGCATTTTTAACGCCAATTCTGTTGCACAGATTCCGGTTGAAAATGATTCCTGTTGTGGTGGCAGAAATTATTGTTGGTTTAATCATTGGACATAGTGGATTTAACCTTGTTGAAGAGAGTAACTGGCTGGAAACATTATCTACGTTAGGCTTTATTTTCTTAATGTTTTTAAGCGGTTTAGAAATAGATTTCTCAATTTTTTCTAATAAGAAACAACGTAAAAATCAAAAAAATACAACTGAAAAAATGCCTAATCCAGTCTTATTAGCTAGTTTTGTTTTTGTAGGTATTTTGATTTTATCGTTTTTACTATCCTATTTATTTGTTTTGTTTGGATTTATCGATAATGTTTACTTAATGACGCTAATTATATCAACTATTTCATTAGGAGTTGTTGTTCCTACATTAAAAGAAGCACAAGCAATGCAGACAACCGTTGGCCAAACGATTTTATTAATCGCCGTTATTGCGGATCTTGTTACCATGATACTGTTAGCAGTATTTGTGTCCTTCTATGGCGAAGGATCCGGAAATATGTGGTTACTACTAATCTTATTTGGTGTCGGTGTATTGTTGTATTTCGTCGGCAAGCATTTTCGTAATCAATCCTTTATTGAAACAATGTCTAAAGGTACGATTCAAATTGGGACAAGAGCAGTGTTTACGTTAATCATTTTTCTTGTTGCTTTATCCGAATCAGTTGGAGCTGAAAATATTCTTGGTGCCTTTTTAGCTGGTGCGTTAGTGTCGTTGTTAGCACCAAACCAAGAATTAGTACAAAAATTAGACAGCTTTGGTTATGGATTTTTAATTCCAATTTTCTTCGTGATGGTTGGGGTGGAATTGGATTTATGGGCATTGTTTGATGAACCCAAAGTATTAGCTTTGATTCCTTTATTATTTATCGCTTTACTGATTTCAAAAGTCATTCCAGTTGCACTTCTGAAAAAATGGTATGATACCAAAACAGTCGTAGCGGCAAGTATGCTATTGACCTCTACATTATCTTTAGTCATTGCAGCTGCGACCATTGGAGAACGATTAGAAATCATTACAAGTGAAATGCATGGGGCTCTCGTGTTAGTTGCTGTGCTGTCTTGTATCATTACACCGGCATTCTTTAAGAAATATTATGAAAATCAAGATGAAACAGACTATCAACAAACAGTTTCTTTCATTGGTACCAACCAGGCAACCATTCCGGTTGTTCGTGAATTAGATCCTAAAGAATTTGAGACACATTTATTTCATACAAAACAAGAAAAATTAGATGATAAACAAGGTCGATCTATTTTTGATATAAACGAACTCGATAATTATAATGTGGAAACATTAGAAGATGCTGGTGTATTTGATCATGATATAGTTGTGGTTTCTACCGGAGATGAATATAAAAATGAAGAAATTGCTACGTATGCTAAAGAGCAAGGGGTTGAAAGAATTATTGCTCGTATCGAAATTCCAGTTATCGAAAAAAGACTACAGGAAATTGGTATTGATGTATTCTCGGTATTGCTGTCGTCAAAAACACTGTTAAAGGCATTAATTGAATCACCAAATGTTGTAAACATCTTTACGCAACAGGACAGCGCATTGTATGAGATTAACATGAATAATGCTAATTATGATGGTACGCTTTTACGGGAGTTTCCATTTACGGGTGATGTAATTATGGTTCGTATTTTCCGTGGCAAAGATTCCATTGTTCCACATGGAGACACAGAATTGAAATTGAATGACCGATTAGTCGTAACAGGATCAACAGAATACGTAGAAGAACTGCAGCAAATATTAGAATATGTGTAG
- a CDS encoding FtsW/RodA/SpoVE family cell cycle protein, whose protein sequence is MSEKNSNAKLDYSLILIIIFLAIISIFTLYTLDPYLDQNPLYQNMYLKQITWYIAGSMAVAVIMMFDYDRFRQVSWLLYGIGIISLIMLYFHFPPGIATEVNGAWGWFKFPGMGTIQPAEFMKVFLIIFLAHIMVAHNEKYPEHTVKMDLWLLSKMGIIALIPIIFLAQQPDLGGVLVLAAITACMVLVSGIKWRIILTITSTLLFGFVTIIYLYLTYTDEVNQFFYDHDLDHVVGRFQGWLTPEDHSQGGAYQVIRAMLAIGSGQLSGKGIGGFEMAHRIPEYHTDMIFTAIAEQFGFFGSSIVILIFFLLIYRLIYIALKCKDPFASYMVTGIIGMFTFQVFQNIGMSIQLLPVTGLPLPFISYGGSSTLTYMIAIGIVLNVFYRIKTYMFDES, encoded by the coding sequence ATGTCGGAAAAAAACTCGAATGCAAAGCTGGATTATTCATTGATTCTCATTATTATTTTTCTTGCGATTATAAGTATTTTTACTTTATATACATTAGATCCATACTTAGATCAAAATCCTTTATACCAGAACATGTACTTAAAACAAATTACCTGGTATATTGCTGGATCGATGGCCGTTGCCGTTATTATGATGTTTGATTATGATCGATTTCGACAAGTATCTTGGTTACTTTATGGAATAGGGATTATTTCACTGATCATGCTCTATTTTCATTTCCCACCAGGTATTGCAACGGAAGTGAATGGTGCATGGGGCTGGTTTAAATTTCCAGGAATGGGAACGATACAACCTGCAGAGTTCATGAAAGTCTTTTTAATTATTTTCTTGGCCCATATCATGGTTGCGCACAATGAAAAATATCCAGAGCATACTGTAAAAATGGATCTTTGGTTATTAAGTAAAATGGGGATTATCGCACTTATCCCTATTATTTTTCTCGCACAGCAGCCTGATCTTGGAGGTGTACTGGTATTAGCAGCAATTACAGCATGTATGGTATTGGTATCTGGGATCAAGTGGCGAATTATCTTGACCATAACTAGTACGTTGCTATTTGGTTTTGTGACAATTATTTACTTGTATCTAACGTATACAGATGAAGTCAATCAATTTTTCTATGACCATGATTTAGACCATGTCGTTGGTCGTTTTCAAGGTTGGCTCACTCCTGAAGATCATAGCCAAGGTGGTGCTTATCAGGTTATCCGTGCTATGTTAGCGATTGGTTCAGGTCAATTATCCGGAAAAGGAATTGGCGGATTTGAAATGGCACATCGAATTCCTGAATATCATACAGATATGATTTTTACTGCTATCGCTGAACAATTTGGATTTTTCGGTTCTAGTATTGTAATCCTCATATTCTTTTTACTTATTTACCGGCTAATCTATATTGCATTAAAATGTAAAGATCCCTTTGCCAGCTACATGGTAACTGGAATTATTGGTATGTTTACCTTTCAAGTTTTTCAAAACATCGGAATGTCGATTCAATTGCTACCTGTTACCGGGTTACCTTTACCTTTTATCAGTTATGGTGGTAGTTCGACACTTACCTATATGATTGCGATCGGAATTGTTTTGAATGTCTTTTATCGTATAAAAACCTATATGTTTGACGAATCATAG
- a CDS encoding CotO family spore coat protein, protein MDSISENRELPKLYITQPDLAEPKRTMQSRYHSVSAYDKPRQSQDIPDQYISKKQLENKTFNEMTILEKVIYFASMPFHVPRVKCELITERKKYIGLIDDYQNDMVIIKVASKPRPISIPLKQIKEIHMVGL, encoded by the coding sequence ATGGACTCCATCAGTGAAAATCGAGAATTACCAAAGTTATATATTACTCAACCCGATTTGGCAGAACCGAAGCGAACCATGCAGTCACGTTATCATTCTGTTAGTGCCTATGATAAGCCACGTCAATCTCAAGATATACCTGATCAGTATATTTCAAAGAAACAACTGGAAAATAAAACATTTAATGAAATGACCATATTGGAAAAAGTAATCTATTTTGCTTCTATGCCTTTTCATGTTCCAAGAGTAAAATGCGAATTAATAACGGAGCGGAAAAAATATATAGGACTGATCGATGACTATCAAAATGATATGGTAATCATAAAAGTGGCAAGTAAACCTAGGCCTATATCCATTCCGCTGAAACAAATTAAAGAAATCCATATGGTCGGCTTATAA
- a CDS encoding GNAT family N-acetyltransferase, with protein sequence MDLKVVKTEEELQDAYKVRFTVFVNEQGVPEELEIDELEQEALHFIGYGNKGPVAASRMRFVDGYAKMERICVLQSQRGKGFGRDILLFMEDKAKEKGMKKAKLNAQIQAEKFYQSLGYETISGEFMDAGIPHVTMTKPL encoded by the coding sequence ATGGATTTAAAAGTAGTCAAAACCGAAGAGGAATTACAGGATGCCTATAAAGTTCGTTTCACTGTTTTTGTGAATGAACAAGGAGTACCAGAAGAGTTAGAAATTGATGAACTAGAACAAGAAGCACTGCATTTTATTGGGTATGGAAATAAGGGGCCGGTGGCAGCCAGTAGAATGCGCTTTGTTGATGGTTACGCTAAGATGGAGAGAATTTGTGTATTACAATCACAACGAGGCAAAGGCTTCGGTAGAGATATTCTTTTATTTATGGAAGACAAAGCAAAAGAAAAAGGCATGAAAAAAGCAAAACTAAATGCCCAAATACAAGCGGAGAAATTTTATCAATCGCTTGGATATGAAACGATTTCAGGTGAGTTCATGGATGCCGGCATCCCTCATGTGACAATGACAAAACCATTATAA